The Synergistaceae bacterium genome includes a window with the following:
- a CDS encoding 3-phosphoglycerate dehydrogenase: MICPKHRKICCLNSIASVGLEKFRKGYELIDTPEEAAGILVRSADMLNMDFPAELRAIARAGAGVNNIPIDKCSENGVVVFNTPGANANSVKELVLAGLLLASRDIYNGIKWVKDNANDSNISKLAEKTKKNFAGHEIQGKTLGVIGLGAIGVRVANAAVSLGMNVLGYDPYLSLKSAWMLSPMIKHADTAEEVYSASDFITIHVPAGENTRHMINSDAIAKMKPGIKILNFARDVLVDESALKSALESGHVAKYISDFPNTTSANLPNSIILPHLGASTEEAEDNCAIMAAVQLQDYLDNGNITNSVNYPDIHAGICETEARVAILHSNIPNMLSQITAFFGNNGLNIENLLNKAKGQYAYTLLDISHKMPVDTVERLKEINGVKRVRRVTERM; encoded by the coding sequence ATGATTTGTCCCAAACACAGGAAAATTTGCTGTCTTAATAGCATAGCAAGTGTAGGACTCGAAAAATTCCGCAAGGGTTATGAATTAATTGACACTCCGGAAGAAGCAGCGGGGATTCTCGTTCGTTCGGCTGATATGTTAAATATGGACTTCCCCGCAGAGTTACGCGCAATCGCTAGAGCCGGTGCAGGTGTGAATAATATTCCCATTGATAAGTGTTCGGAAAATGGAGTAGTTGTATTTAATACACCCGGAGCAAATGCAAATTCAGTGAAAGAATTAGTCTTAGCCGGCTTATTACTTGCTTCACGAGATATTTACAACGGAATAAAATGGGTTAAAGACAACGCAAATGATTCTAATATTTCAAAATTGGCCGAGAAGACAAAGAAAAATTTTGCAGGTCATGAGATTCAGGGCAAAACTTTAGGAGTTATAGGACTGGGAGCTATAGGAGTCAGAGTTGCAAATGCTGCTGTATCACTCGGAATGAATGTTTTAGGCTATGACCCCTATTTATCGTTAAAATCTGCGTGGATGTTGAGCCCTATGATAAAACATGCTGACACGGCCGAAGAAGTTTACTCAGCGAGCGATTTTATTACGATTCATGTACCAGCAGGCGAGAACACAAGGCACATGATAAATTCTGACGCAATCGCAAAAATGAAGCCCGGAATAAAAATTTTAAATTTTGCCCGTGATGTCTTAGTTGATGAGTCAGCGTTAAAATCAGCTCTTGAATCCGGTCATGTAGCTAAATATATTTCTGACTTCCCGAACACGACAAGCGCGAATTTGCCGAACTCGATAATTTTGCCTCATTTAGGAGCTTCAACGGAAGAGGCCGAAGACAACTGCGCAATAATGGCCGCCGTACAGTTACAAGATTATCTTGACAACGGGAATATAACGAACTCAGTAAATTATCCTGATATTCACGCGGGGATCTGTGAGACTGAAGCAAGAGTCGCGATTTTACACAGCAATATACCGAACATGCTATCACAAATTACGGCGTTTTTCGGAAATAATGGGCTGAATATCGAGAATTTATTAAATAAAGCTAAAGGCCAGTATGCTTATACATTGCTTGATATTTCTCATAAAATGCCGGTTGATACAGTAGAGAGGCTCAAGGAAATTAACGGAGTCAAACGAGTCAGACGAGTTACTGAAAGAATGTAG